A genomic region of Mycobacterium sp. Aquia_213 contains the following coding sequences:
- a CDS encoding DEAD/DEAH box helicase: protein MTALTSTTEPTFAELGVRDEIVRALAEKGIEHAFAIQKLTLPMALAGDDVIGQARTGMGKTLAFGVPLLQRITNGVGVRALNGTPRALIVVPTRELCLQVTEDLAAAAKHLVAEEGRRLSVVSIYGGRAYEPQIDALRTGADVVVGTPGRLLDLAQQGHLQLGGLSVLVLDEADEMLDLGFLPDIERILRQIPAERQAMLFSATMPGPIITLARTFMTQPTHIRAEAPQSSATHDTTEQFAFRAHALDKVEMVSRVLQAEGRGATMIFTRTKRTAQKVADELAERGFKVGAVHGDLGQIAREKALKAFRSGEVDVLVATDVAARGIDIDDITHVINYQIPEDEQAYVHRIGRTGRAGKTGIAVTLVDWDELPRWTMIDKALGLNNPDPVETYSNSPHLYAELGIPSDATGTVGAARKSPVKRRETTERGAPAEKPARARSANPRRRTRAGQPVNGHPVGNGSDGEAAAETPSDSASGNGSNGSTNRRRRRRRKPAEATTHAN, encoded by the coding sequence ATGACTGCATTGACAAGCACAACTGAACCAACCTTCGCCGAGCTCGGCGTCCGCGACGAAATCGTCCGGGCACTCGCCGAAAAGGGCATCGAGCATGCCTTCGCTATCCAGAAACTGACCCTGCCGATGGCGCTGGCCGGCGACGACGTCATCGGCCAGGCCCGCACCGGGATGGGCAAGACCCTCGCCTTCGGCGTCCCGCTGCTGCAGCGGATCACGAACGGCGTCGGCGTGCGGGCGCTCAACGGCACCCCGCGCGCCCTGATCGTGGTTCCGACCCGCGAACTATGCCTCCAGGTCACCGAGGACCTGGCCGCTGCCGCCAAACACCTGGTCGCCGAAGAGGGCCGCCGACTCTCCGTGGTGTCCATCTACGGCGGGCGGGCCTACGAACCGCAGATCGATGCGCTGCGAACCGGCGCCGACGTCGTGGTGGGCACCCCGGGCCGACTCCTCGACCTGGCCCAGCAGGGCCACCTGCAGCTCGGCGGGCTATCGGTGCTGGTCCTGGACGAGGCCGACGAGATGCTGGACCTGGGCTTCCTACCGGACATCGAGCGCATCCTGCGGCAGATCCCGGCCGAGCGCCAGGCGATGCTGTTCTCGGCTACGATGCCGGGCCCCATCATCACGTTGGCCCGGACCTTCATGACACAGCCGACGCACATCCGCGCCGAGGCCCCGCAATCTTCGGCCACGCACGACACGACCGAGCAGTTCGCCTTCCGCGCCCACGCGCTGGACAAGGTCGAAATGGTCAGCCGCGTGCTGCAGGCCGAGGGCCGCGGCGCGACGATGATCTTCACCCGCACCAAGCGCACCGCCCAGAAGGTCGCCGACGAGCTCGCCGAGCGGGGCTTCAAGGTCGGCGCCGTGCACGGCGATCTCGGGCAGATCGCCCGCGAGAAGGCGCTCAAGGCGTTCCGCAGCGGCGAGGTTGACGTCCTGGTGGCCACCGACGTCGCCGCCCGCGGTATCGACATCGACGACATCACCCACGTCATCAACTACCAGATCCCCGAGGACGAGCAGGCCTACGTGCACCGCATCGGCCGCACCGGCCGCGCCGGCAAGACCGGCATCGCGGTCACCCTGGTCGACTGGGACGAACTGCCCCGCTGGACGATGATCGACAAGGCCCTTGGCCTGAACAACCCCGATCCCGTCGAGACCTACTCCAACTCACCGCACCTCTACGCCGAGTTGGGCATTCCGAGCGACGCCACCGGCACGGTCGGCGCCGCGCGAAAGTCACCGGTCAAGCGCCGGGAGACCACTGAACGCGGCGCGCCGGCGGAGAAGCCGGCGCGAGCCCGCTCGGCCAACCCGCGCCGCCGCACCCGTGCCGGCCAGCCCGTGAACGGCCACCCGGTTGGCAACGGTAGCGACGGCGAAGCCGCCGCGGAGACGCCGTCGGACTCGGCGTCCGGCAATGGCAGTAATGGCAGCACCAACCGTCGTCGCCGTCGTCGCCGCAAGCCGGCGGAAGCCACCACGCACGCCAACTGA
- a CDS encoding ParA family protein, translating into MSEARVLAVANQKGGVAKTTTVASLGAAMVEKGRRVLLVDLDPQGCLTFSLGQDPDKLPVSVHEVLLGEIEPSAALVTTMEGMTLLPANIDLAGAEAMLLMRAGREYALKRALAKVADQFDVVIIDCPPSLGVLTLNGLTAADEVIVPLQCETLAHRGVGQFLRTVADVQQITNPKLRLLGALPTLYDSRTTHTRDVLLDVADRYDLPVLAPPIPRTVRFAEASASGSSVMSGRKNKGAVAYSTLAQALIKHWKSGKPLPTFAVEA; encoded by the coding sequence GTGAGTGAAGCGCGGGTATTGGCGGTGGCCAACCAGAAGGGCGGAGTCGCCAAGACGACGACGGTTGCCTCGCTGGGCGCGGCGATGGTGGAAAAGGGACGACGAGTGCTGCTCGTCGATCTCGATCCGCAGGGTTGCCTGACGTTCTCGCTCGGTCAAGATCCCGACAAGTTGCCGGTGTCGGTGCACGAGGTGTTGCTCGGTGAGATCGAGCCGAGCGCGGCGCTGGTCACCACAATGGAGGGAATGACCCTGCTGCCGGCCAACATTGACTTGGCGGGCGCCGAGGCGATGCTGTTGATGCGGGCCGGGCGTGAGTACGCGCTCAAGCGCGCGCTGGCCAAAGTCGCCGATCAATTCGACGTGGTCATCATCGACTGCCCGCCGTCGCTGGGGGTGCTCACCCTCAACGGGCTGACGGCCGCCGACGAGGTGATCGTGCCGTTGCAGTGCGAGACGCTGGCGCACCGCGGCGTCGGCCAATTCCTGCGCACCGTCGCCGATGTCCAGCAGATCACCAACCCGAAGCTGCGGCTACTGGGCGCCTTGCCGACGCTGTACGACTCGCGGACCACCCACACCCGCGATGTGCTGCTCGACGTCGCTGACCGCTACGACCTGCCGGTGCTCGCACCGCCGATCCCGCGCACCGTGCGCTTCGCCGAGGCCAGCGCGTCGGGCTCGTCGGTGATGTCCGGGCGCAAGAACAAGGGCGCGGTGGCCTACTCCACCCTGGCGCAGGCGTTGATCAAACACTGGAAGTCCGGCAAACCGCTGCCGACTTTCGCCGTCGAGGCCTAG
- a CDS encoding acid phosphatase — protein MGLHNHRLVLLRHGETEWSKSGQHTGRTDIELTDTGRVQAELAGRVLRELELDDPLVISSPRIRALTTAKLAGLAVDEVSELIAEWDYGAYEGLTTPQIRESVPDWLVWTHGCPGGESVAQVSDRADRAVAFALEHMSSRDVVFVGHSHFSRSVITRWVQLPLVDGSRFWMLPGSIAACGFEHGVRQLAALGLTGQLQAIAPG, from the coding sequence ATGGGCTTGCACAACCACAGACTTGTACTCCTCCGACATGGTGAGACCGAATGGTCCAAATCCGGCCAGCACACCGGCCGCACCGACATCGAATTGACCGATACCGGCCGGGTCCAGGCCGAGCTTGCCGGGCGCGTTTTGCGTGAACTTGAACTCGACGACCCGCTGGTGATCAGCAGCCCGCGCATACGTGCCCTGACCACAGCAAAGTTGGCTGGGCTCGCCGTCGACGAGGTGTCTGAGCTGATCGCCGAATGGGATTACGGCGCCTACGAAGGGTTGACCACCCCGCAGATACGGGAATCGGTGCCCGATTGGCTGGTCTGGACGCACGGATGTCCCGGCGGCGAGAGTGTGGCGCAGGTTAGCGACCGTGCTGATCGGGCCGTCGCATTTGCGTTAGAGCACATGAGCTCGCGCGACGTGGTGTTCGTGGGCCACAGCCACTTTTCCCGCTCGGTGATCACCCGCTGGGTACAGCTGCCGCTCGTCGATGGCAGCCGCTTCTGGATGCTCCCCGGCTCGATCGCCGCGTGCGGTTTCGAGCATGGGGTGCGACAGCTCGCTGCGCTCGGATTGACCGGCCAACTGCAGGCCATCGCGCCCGGGTGA
- a CDS encoding isochorismate synthase, with translation MSSVEPPFALCGPRGTLIGEGVRTRYRDVRAAQAALMSGSSPIVLGALPFDVERPAALLVPDTVLRSDGPPDWPTDPLPNVRITAAIPPPADYRARISRARDELTAPGTALSKVVLARALRLAANEALDARVVLRRLAANDPAAYCYLADLTAAGADYAGAALVGASPELLVARSGDRVTCQPFAGSAPRAADPELDAANGAALAASAKDRHEHQLVIDTMRAALEPLCDELTITPEPQLSRTAAVWHLCTPISGRLRDKSITAIDLALALHPTPAVGGVPAKAASELIAELEGDRGFYAGAVGWCDANGDGYWVVSIRCAQLSADRRTALAHAGGGIVAESDPDAEVEETTTKFATILNALGVER, from the coding sequence GTGAGCTCGGTCGAACCGCCGTTCGCGCTGTGCGGACCGCGAGGCACTCTGATCGGCGAGGGGGTGCGGACGCGCTACCGCGACGTGCGCGCCGCACAGGCCGCGCTGATGTCGGGATCATCTCCAATAGTGTTGGGCGCGTTGCCTTTTGACGTGGAAAGACCAGCCGCATTGCTGGTGCCGGACACCGTGCTGCGCAGCGACGGGCCACCCGACTGGCCAACGGACCCGCTGCCCAACGTGCGCATCACCGCGGCCATTCCGCCGCCGGCCGACTACCGCGCCCGGATCAGCCGTGCCCGCGATGAGCTGACGGCGCCGGGCACCGCACTGAGCAAGGTGGTGCTGGCCCGGGCGCTGCGGCTGGCCGCCAACGAGGCGCTGGACGCCCGCGTCGTCCTGCGCCGGCTGGCCGCGAACGATCCGGCGGCCTATTGCTATCTGGCCGACCTGACCGCCGCCGGCGCGGACTACGCGGGCGCGGCCCTGGTGGGCGCGAGCCCGGAGCTGCTGGTCGCGCGCTCCGGCGACCGGGTGACCTGCCAGCCGTTCGCCGGTTCGGCCCCACGCGCCGCGGATCCGGAACTCGATGCCGCCAACGGCGCCGCGCTGGCCGCCTCCGCCAAGGACCGGCACGAGCATCAGCTGGTCATCGACACGATGCGAGCCGCGCTGGAACCGCTGTGCGACGAGCTGACCATTACGCCCGAGCCGCAGCTGAGCCGCACCGCCGCGGTGTGGCATCTGTGCACACCGATCAGCGGCCGGCTGCGCGATAAGTCAATCACCGCAATCGATTTGGCGTTGGCGCTGCACCCCACCCCGGCGGTCGGAGGCGTGCCGGCCAAGGCCGCATCCGAGTTGATCGCCGAACTCGAAGGCGACCGCGGCTTCTACGCCGGCGCGGTGGGCTGGTGCGATGCCAACGGCGACGGCTACTGGGTGGTGTCCATCCGCTGCGCGCAGCTGTCGGCCGATCGCCGCACCGCCCTGGCTCACGCCGGCGGCGGCATTGTCGCAGAATCGGATCCCGACGCCGAAGTTGAGGAAACCACAACGAAATTCGCCACGATTCTTAACGCGCTAGGAGTTGAGCGGTGA
- a CDS encoding GNAT family N-acetyltransferase, whose product MSENIRRATPDDADAITDMIHALAEFEHAADQCTVTEKQISTALFGDSPIAYGHVAEVDGEIAAMALWFVNFSTWDGVGGIYLEDLFVRPDFRRRGLARGLLAALAAECVDNGYTRLSWAVLNWNADAIALYDELGGQPQREWTTYRLSGPPLSELAGPR is encoded by the coding sequence GTGAGCGAAAACATCCGTCGCGCCACACCCGACGACGCCGACGCCATTACCGACATGATCCACGCGCTGGCCGAATTCGAACACGCCGCCGATCAATGCACCGTCACCGAAAAGCAGATTTCCACAGCGCTTTTCGGCGATTCGCCGATCGCATACGGCCACGTTGCCGAAGTCGACGGCGAGATCGCCGCGATGGCGCTCTGGTTCGTAAACTTCTCGACGTGGGATGGTGTCGGAGGTATCTACCTCGAAGACCTGTTCGTACGGCCCGACTTTCGCCGCCGCGGCCTGGCCCGCGGACTGCTGGCGGCCCTGGCGGCCGAATGCGTCGACAACGGCTACACGCGGTTGTCGTGGGCGGTGCTGAACTGGAACGCCGACGCGATCGCGCTGTACGACGAGCTCGGCGGGCAGCCGCAACGAGAGTGGACCACCTACCGGCTGTCCGGGCCGCCGCTGTCCGAGCTGGCCGGCCCGCGCTGA
- a CDS encoding diacylglycerol/lipid kinase family protein has product MRAVLIVNPAATSTTPAGRDLLAHALKSRLELTVEHTNHHGHGTELGHAAAEGGVDLVVVHGGDGTVSGVVNGILGRPGAARPEHVPAVAVVPGGSANVLARSLGVSRDPVAATNQLIQLIDDYRRHQTWRRISLIDCGEQWAVINAGMGVDAEVVAAVEAQRNKGVKVTPLRYWRVAVPATVRYSRRAPDMTLELPGRDPVSGVQFAWVSNTRPWTYSNSRPMVTNPGCSFESGLGVFAVTSMKVIPTLRLLRQILAKNPDPEAKQLVRDDDTPCLRITCSGAPVASQYDGEYLGLRDSMTFRSVRDALPVAAPPQSKPS; this is encoded by the coding sequence ATGCGAGCCGTGCTGATCGTGAACCCCGCAGCCACGTCCACCACGCCCGCCGGCCGCGATCTGCTGGCGCATGCGCTGAAGAGCCGTCTTGAGCTCACCGTCGAGCACACCAACCACCACGGTCACGGGACCGAACTCGGCCACGCGGCCGCCGAGGGTGGGGTGGACCTGGTCGTCGTGCACGGCGGCGATGGCACGGTGAGCGGGGTCGTCAACGGCATCCTGGGCCGTCCCGGCGCCGCGCGGCCGGAGCACGTCCCCGCGGTCGCGGTGGTACCCGGTGGTTCGGCGAATGTGCTGGCGAGGTCGCTGGGAGTCTCCCGGGATCCGGTCGCCGCCACCAACCAACTGATCCAGCTGATTGACGACTACCGCCGCCACCAGACCTGGCGGCGCATCAGCCTGATCGACTGCGGCGAGCAGTGGGCGGTGATCAACGCCGGAATGGGCGTCGATGCCGAGGTGGTCGCGGCGGTGGAGGCCCAACGCAACAAGGGCGTCAAGGTCACGCCGTTGCGCTATTGGCGGGTGGCGGTACCCGCCACCGTGCGCTACAGCCGCCGCGCGCCGGACATGACGCTGGAGCTACCCGGGCGCGATCCCGTCTCGGGCGTGCAATTCGCCTGGGTGTCCAACACCAGGCCGTGGACCTACAGCAACAGCCGGCCAATGGTGACGAACCCGGGTTGCAGCTTCGAGTCGGGCCTCGGCGTGTTCGCGGTCACGAGTATGAAGGTGATTCCCACACTTCGATTACTCCGCCAGATTCTCGCCAAGAACCCGGACCCGGAAGCCAAACAACTTGTCCGCGATGACGACACCCCTTGCCTGCGAATCACTTGCAGCGGCGCGCCGGTCGCCAGCCAGTACGACGGCGAGTACCTCGGGCTGCGCGATTCGATGACGTTCCGGTCGGTGCGCGACGCTCTTCCGGTGGCGGCGCCGCCGCAAAGCAAACCGTCCTGA
- the whiB1 gene encoding transcriptional regulator WhiB1 has protein sequence MDWRHKAVCRDEDPELFFPVGNSGPALAQIADAKLVCNRCAVTTECLGWALNTGQDSGVWGGMSEDERRALKRRNARTKARSGV, from the coding sequence ATGGATTGGCGCCACAAGGCGGTGTGTCGCGACGAGGACCCCGAGCTGTTCTTCCCGGTAGGGAACAGCGGCCCGGCGCTCGCGCAGATCGCTGACGCGAAACTGGTCTGCAATCGGTGTGCGGTGACCACAGAGTGCCTCGGATGGGCCCTGAACACCGGTCAGGACTCCGGCGTGTGGGGCGGTATGAGCGAAGACGAGCGGCGCGCGCTGAAGCGCCGCAACGCCCGGACGAAGGCCCGCAGCGGAGTCTGA